Part of the Methylophaga nitratireducenticrescens genome is shown below.
GAGCCACCATAATCTTCTTATTTTGGCGGTCCAGCCCATCCATTTTGCCTAAACGAAAACGAAAACCACTGCACATTGCCTGGCTGAGGTATTCAATCTCATCTTCATGGGAATCAAGCGTTCCAGCAGCAACTTCGTGCAATAGCGGCTTCCAGATATGCGTATGCGTGCTATCAACCAAAGTGACTTGCGCTTTCTTTTTTTTGCCAAGTTTTTTCCCAAGTTTGGTAACCAGCTCCAAGCCGCCAGCTCCACCACCTACAACCACAATTTTTGGCACTGCTTCTGACATAGATATATGACTCCCATCAATCCGTTGCAAAATTGTTATTAATTTTAACTTATATGATAGTAATGAACCTATATAATTTTTACTACTAGGCCAGACTCTGGCAAAATTAAAAGCTTGAAATCAATTGAGATCGTAGCATGCAATCACGGCCGGAAAAGCCAAAGTTGGCCTGGGCAATAACAGGATCTGGACATTATTTGGAAGAGTGTTTGGAAATTATTCGTGAATTACCGGATGTGGACCTGTTTTACAGTCGTGCAGGAGAGGAAGTCATTCGCATGTATGGGCACGATCCTAAATCCTTGCATAAAGACGGCCATGTCTATCGAGATAGAGCCGCCAGCTCTCCCCCTGTCGGATTATTCTATCGAGGGGATTACCATACTCTGGTGGTTGCGCCCGCCACATCAAATACGGTTGCAAAAATGGTTCTGGGTTTGTCTGATACTTTGGTCACTAATGTGTATGCACAGGCAGGAAAATGTCGAGTTCCTAGTATCGTTTTGGCCTGTGATGCCGTTTCAGAAGTTGATACCCCTGCTCCTGATCGTATGGTGAGGCTATGGCCCAGAGCAATAGATCTTGCACACACGGAAACTCTTCGTGGATTTGAAGCGACAACCGTCGTGGAAAGTGCAACGGCTTTACACGAAACTTTAACAAAACGTCTGGAACACGTTAACGCCGATCATGGCTGAGACCATTCTCTTCCTCACCGGTAAGCTTGCTCAACCCAGTGTTGAAAAAGTATTACATGAAATGGCGCCGCTACCATTTGAGTATAAAATCCATCAGCTGGGGTTGTCGGTTGCTGCATTAATGACCGATAAAATGATTGCCAGAAGGTTGAAACCGGAGGATTATGCCGGTTGTAAACAAATCATGGTTCCAGGACGCTGTCGTGGTGATTTAGCTGAATTAAGTAAACTTCTTGGAATTGAGGTGGTACGTGGTCCGGAAGAGATTAAGGATCTGCCACTATTCTTTGGCAAAGCCCGCAAAGAGCCAGATCTCAGTAAATATGATGTCAATATTTTTGCAGAAATAGTTGATGCTCCACAACGTGATATTGCCGGCATTCTGGAGCGAGCCAATTATTATCGTCAGGCAGGAGCAAATGTCATTGATATTGGTTGTCTTCCGGAAGAAAAGTTTCCACTAATGGAAGAAGCGATAGCTGCACTGCATGAAAATGGATTTAAAGTTAGTGTCGACTCAATGTCAATGGATGATTTGAGGCGTGCAAGTAAAGCTGGTGCAGATTATTTGTTGAGTCTGTCGGAAAAAACGATTGACCTTGCCAAAGAAACGGATGCAATCCCCGTCCTGGTTCCTCTCGGACCCCTCGAATCACTTGAGCGTGCTATGGAAGCCATGGATAAACTGGGTAAACCATGGATAGCGGATCCGATACTGGATCCAATTCATTTTGGTTTTACAGAGTCGATAGTTCGTTATCATACTCTGCGCCAAAAATATCCTGAAGCACCAATGATGATGGGGGTGGGCAATTTAACCGAGCTTACCGATGCCGATACCAGCGGGATCAATGCGTTGTTGTTTGGGATTATCTCGGAATTAAACATTACCAATGTATTGGCAACCGAGGTTAGTCCGCATGCGCGGCGAGCCATCAAAGAAGCGGATATTGCCAGACGGATGATGTTTGCGGCTCGCGATGACAATAGCTTACCTCGAGATTTCACTGCAGACTTATTGGTTAGTCATGAACGTAGACCTTTTACCGATACGGAGCAGGAAATTATCCAATTATCGGAGAACATCAAAGATCCAAACTATCGAATTAAAATTGCCCCTAAAGGAATATTTGTTTTCAATCGGGATGGCTTGCTACAGGGTACCGATCCGTTCGCCTTTTATCCGCAGCTGCAAGTAAAAGATGATCCCGGGCACGCCTTTTATCTGGGAGTGGAGTTAGCTCGGGCTCAAATCGCCTGGCAACTTGGTAAACGATATACTCAGGACGAAGACCTGCAATGGGGTTGTGCTGTTGAAGAGGAAGAGAAAGACTTAACCCGGCAGAAATCGAAAGGCACGACGATGCAAAAAGATCCGCAACGGGCTTGTGGTACAGCCGAGAGTAAAAAGAATAAATAACAGGAGCATGCATGTGGCATTGCTGACCAGTCAGATTCATGAAGTTATCGTCACTACGATATCAGAGAATGGAAAAGTACACTCTGTACCCATGGGGATAAGCGAAGTAAGTGGTCACTTTCAAATAAAGCCATTCAAACCCTCTACGACTTACGATAATTTGCTCCGGCATGGTCAATGCTCAATCAACTTTGTCGATGATGTACGCATCTTTGCTGGTGCATTAACAGGACATCGTGATTGGCCGACTTCTCCTTGTCATCAGATTGAAGGTGAGTTTATCGACGATGCACTTTCACATATTGAGCTGGAGATTGTTCGTCTGGAAGATGATGATCCACGAGCCTGTTTTTATGGCGCTGTAATTTGCGATGTAAACCATAAGCCATTCAGAGGCTTTAACCGTGCCCAGAATGCAGTAATTGAGGCAGCCATTCTGGTGAGTCGGCTGGGCATGTTGCCAGAACATAAAGTCCGCGACGAAATTGCCTACCTGACTATCGCTATTGAGAAAACGGCTGGTGAACGTGAGCTCCAGGCCTGGGGCTGGTTAATGGAAAAAGTTGAACAATCCGGAATAAAGCTAAATGATAACTAAATGGTTAGCCAGCGTAGAATCGCTTGAGGAGGCCAGACTTCTGGTGGAGCAGCTGCCAGATATCCTCGATATGAAAAACCCGTCTAAAGGCGCTCTGGGCGCTTTAAACCATCAAACTGTCACCGAGATCGTTAATTGGATCAACAAAGGTTGTCTTTGTAGTGCAACGGTAGGTGACCTTCCCATGCAACCAGAGATAATTTCAGCAGCAATTCGCAGCATGGCTGAAACAGGCGTGGATTATGTCAAAGTTGGCCTGTTCGATGAATCCGGGCTTATCCAATGCATTCAACAATTAGAGCCCACCATCAGAAGTCTTAAAAAACCTGTGATTGCGGTCATATTTGCTGATCAGTTGCCTCAGCAAAAGCTAATTCCATTACTGGCAAAATCCGGATTCGCCGGCGTGATGCTGGATACTGCCCGCAAAGATGGTCAGGGATTGTTGAATCATTTATCCGTAGAAGCTCTGCAACAGTTTGTTGTGGAGGCAAAATCCGCTGGACTGTTGTGCGGTTTGGCCGGCGCACTGAGGATTGAGGATATCGAAACACTCAGTCCATTGCAGCCGGATTATCTTGGCTTTCGCAGTGCGTTATGTCAGCAGCATCGCCGCACTAACCTTCTGGATCCTGAGTTGGCTAAACAAATACAAACCCAATTGAACGTGGCTTTGCCAGAAGTGTTGGCCTGTTAGACGTAGACGCAAAAAACCGGATAGAGAAAGATACCTCCCCCTACCCGGTTTATGTTTTATCAAGCAGCCAGTTTTAATCTTAGTGATTGTGCTGCTGAAACCATGGCTTTCAACGCAGGTTCCACTTCTTCCCAGCGACGGGTTTTCAAACCGCAGTCCGGGTTCACCCATAACAGTGTTTTATCAATTCGCTGAGCGGCCAGTTTGAGCAATTCCACCATTTCCTGCTTTGATGGAATATTCGGACTGTGAATATCATAAACCCCCGGCCCTATCGCATTGGGATAATCAAACTTCTGAAAAACATCCAGTAATTCCATTTGCGAGCGTGAGGTCTCAATGGTGATGACATCGGCATCCATGGCGGCAATGGCTTCTATAATATCGTTGAATTCGGAATAACACATATGAGTATGGATTTGTGTCTCATCTGCCACACCATTAGCGGTGATTCGGAATGATTCCACTGCCCAGTCCAGATAAGTCTTCCATTGAGATTGACGTAATGGCAAACCCTCTCTTAAAGCCGCTTCATCGATCTGAATGATATTGACCCCGGCACTTTCCAGATCGATTACTTCATCCCGAATCGCCAGTGAAATCTGTTTACAGGTTTCGCTACGCGGTTGGTCGTCTCTGACAAAAGACCAGTTGAGAATGGTGACTGGCCCGGTCAACATCCC
Proteins encoded:
- a CDS encoding flavoprotein; translation: MQSRPEKPKLAWAITGSGHYLEECLEIIRELPDVDLFYSRAGEEVIRMYGHDPKSLHKDGHVYRDRAASSPPVGLFYRGDYHTLVVAPATSNTVAKMVLGLSDTLVTNVYAQAGKCRVPSIVLACDAVSEVDTPAPDRMVRLWPRAIDLAHTETLRGFEATTVVESATALHETLTKRLEHVNADHG
- a CDS encoding DUF6513 domain-containing protein produces the protein MAETILFLTGKLAQPSVEKVLHEMAPLPFEYKIHQLGLSVAALMTDKMIARRLKPEDYAGCKQIMVPGRCRGDLAELSKLLGIEVVRGPEEIKDLPLFFGKARKEPDLSKYDVNIFAEIVDAPQRDIAGILERANYYRQAGANVIDIGCLPEEKFPLMEEAIAALHENGFKVSVDSMSMDDLRRASKAGADYLLSLSEKTIDLAKETDAIPVLVPLGPLESLERAMEAMDKLGKPWIADPILDPIHFGFTESIVRYHTLRQKYPEAPMMMGVGNLTELTDADTSGINALLFGIISELNITNVLATEVSPHARRAIKEADIARRMMFAARDDNSLPRDFTADLLVSHERRPFTDTEQEIIQLSENIKDPNYRIKIAPKGIFVFNRDGLLQGTDPFAFYPQLQVKDDPGHAFYLGVELARAQIAWQLGKRYTQDEDLQWGCAVEEEEKDLTRQKSKGTTMQKDPQRACGTAESKKNK
- a CDS encoding DUF447 domain-containing protein, producing the protein MHVALLTSQIHEVIVTTISENGKVHSVPMGISEVSGHFQIKPFKPSTTYDNLLRHGQCSINFVDDVRIFAGALTGHRDWPTSPCHQIEGEFIDDALSHIELEIVRLEDDDPRACFYGAVICDVNHKPFRGFNRAQNAVIEAAILVSRLGMLPEHKVRDEIAYLTIAIEKTAGERELQAWGWLMEKVEQSGIKLNDN
- a CDS encoding (5-formylfuran-3-yl)methyl phosphate synthase codes for the protein MITKWLASVESLEEARLLVEQLPDILDMKNPSKGALGALNHQTVTEIVNWINKGCLCSATVGDLPMQPEIISAAIRSMAETGVDYVKVGLFDESGLIQCIQQLEPTIRSLKKPVIAVIFADQLPQQKLIPLLAKSGFAGVMLDTARKDGQGLLNHLSVEALQQFVVEAKSAGLLCGLAGALRIEDIETLSPLQPDYLGFRSALCQQHRRTNLLDPELAKQIQTQLNVALPEVLAC